The following proteins come from a genomic window of Lachnoclostridium phytofermentans ISDg:
- a CDS encoding carbohydrate ABC transporter permease — MTNKAVIRKKIIRIVATLVLGIMALTMVLPLLWMISASMKVEADVFKYPVEWIPKRFNVIANYKEVWSGRYNFGIFYLNSIKVTLLTTFLQVLISAMGAYAFSKIEFKFRDGLFLLYISMMMIPDQVTIIPKFMIFRSLKLFDKHLGLILLGSFSIYGMFLLKQFMTAIPTALSESAKIDGAGHGRIFLRIILPVTKPALATLAMLKFVWTWNDYQNPLIFLKTEKLYTIPLGMTKFMTEYTSFYSLIMVAAVCAIIPLLIVFLFGQKYIMDGMMVGAVKG, encoded by the coding sequence ATGACGAATAAAGCAGTGATTAGAAAAAAAATAATACGTATCGTAGCAACCTTAGTTTTAGGAATCATGGCTCTTACTATGGTGCTCCCGTTACTATGGATGATTTCAGCTTCTATGAAAGTTGAGGCGGATGTATTTAAATATCCAGTAGAATGGATACCGAAAAGATTCAATGTCATAGCAAATTACAAAGAAGTCTGGAGCGGTAGATATAATTTCGGTATTTTCTATTTGAACTCCATTAAGGTTACTTTACTTACGACATTTTTGCAGGTTTTAATATCTGCCATGGGAGCTTATGCATTTTCAAAGATTGAGTTTAAATTTCGAGATGGGTTGTTTCTTCTTTATATTAGTATGATGATGATTCCTGATCAAGTTACGATTATACCGAAATTTATGATATTTCGATCATTAAAGTTATTTGATAAGCATCTTGGGTTGATATTACTTGGATCATTTAGTATCTATGGTATGTTTTTATTAAAACAGTTTATGACGGCCATTCCGACAGCATTATCAGAATCAGCGAAAATTGATGGCGCAGGACATGGCAGAATCTTTTTAAGAATTATTCTTCCAGTTACAAAGCCGGCACTTGCAACTCTTGCAATGTTGAAATTCGTATGGACTTGGAATGATTATCAAAATCCTTTAATTTTTTTGAAAACTGAAAAATTATATACAATTCCGCTTGGAATGACAAAATTTATGACGGAATATACAAGTTTCTACTCTTTGATTATGGTTGCAGCAGTGTGTGCTATAATTCCTCTTCTCATAGTATTTTTGTTTGGACAAAAATACATCATGGATGGAATGATGGTAGGAGCTGTAAAAGGATAA
- a CDS encoding ABC transporter substrate-binding protein has translation MRRFSKALALMLGITLVFTGCGAKNSNSGDGSKGNEGNTNNTSTVKPTEPAKTDSGKQNTIVVYSWEASLKEQNDKVIAAFESKYPNIKVDMQYPVENDNVKYTEKVDLLLLSGEKVDAVLESSVAKCVSKVQRNLYQPLDQFIQAEGINYDDVYSVNSQVDGSYYACPIDVTPWFIMMNKDMLDKAGLPVPTSWTWDDYREYAKKLTSGSGLDKIYGSYFHTWQNYGLMGVYSTKMDNAYYKADGSLNFDDPNLRDWLEFRYEMENVDETSVPLIDIKTSNLAYRNEFFGEKVAMLPTGTWMLAEIKDAEKWPHNFKTCFAPLPTWDNGAEGRTFSDTKMFSIPKSSKYPEDAYKFIRFYTTEGAYIRAGGLTAEKNMNLDTILPFIVGENPDALYDMDSVKNVLNNPKLEMNAPMTAPGYNAEIDSLFVEEIEKYLVGGETLDDCISNLNERGKYIVESFVE, from the coding sequence ATGAGACGATTTTCAAAGGCATTAGCACTGATGCTAGGTATCACATTAGTTTTCACTGGCTGTGGTGCTAAAAACAGTAACAGTGGTGATGGCAGTAAAGGCAACGAAGGAAATACCAATAACACTTCAACAGTAAAACCAACAGAACCTGCAAAGACAGATTCAGGAAAGCAAAACACCATTGTAGTATACTCATGGGAAGCATCTTTAAAAGAGCAAAATGATAAGGTAATTGCAGCATTCGAAAGTAAATATCCTAACATTAAGGTTGATATGCAATATCCTGTTGAGAATGATAATGTGAAGTATACGGAGAAAGTGGATTTGCTTCTTCTTTCTGGTGAGAAAGTGGATGCAGTATTAGAGTCTTCTGTAGCAAAATGTGTAAGTAAAGTACAAAGAAATTTGTATCAACCATTGGATCAGTTTATACAAGCAGAGGGAATTAACTATGACGACGTTTATAGCGTAAACTCTCAGGTAGATGGAAGCTATTATGCTTGTCCAATTGACGTCACACCTTGGTTTATCATGATGAACAAAGATATGTTAGATAAAGCTGGACTTCCTGTACCAACAAGTTGGACTTGGGATGATTACAGAGAGTATGCGAAAAAGCTTACAAGTGGTAGTGGTCTTGATAAGATTTATGGATCCTATTTCCACACATGGCAGAACTATGGCTTAATGGGTGTTTATTCAACAAAGATGGATAATGCTTATTATAAAGCTGATGGATCTTTAAATTTTGATGATCCTAACTTAAGAGATTGGCTAGAGTTTAGATATGAAATGGAAAATGTAGATGAAACTTCTGTGCCACTTATTGATATCAAAACATCAAATTTAGCTTATAGAAATGAATTTTTTGGTGAAAAAGTTGCTATGCTTCCAACTGGAACATGGATGTTAGCAGAAATTAAAGATGCTGAAAAATGGCCACATAATTTTAAAACTTGCTTTGCTCCACTTCCAACCTGGGATAATGGTGCAGAAGGCCGTACTTTCTCCGATACAAAAATGTTCAGTATTCCAAAATCATCAAAATATCCAGAAGATGCATATAAATTCATCAGATTCTATACTACAGAGGGTGCTTATATTCGTGCAGGTGGTTTAACAGCAGAAAAGAACATGAATCTTGATACAATTTTACCATTCATAGTTGGTGAGAATCCAGATGCATTATATGATATGGATTCCGTGAAAAATGTTTTAAATAATCCTAAACTTGAGATGAATGCTCCAATGACAGCTCCTGGCTACAATGCTGAGATCGATTCCCTATTTGTAGAAGAAATCGAAAAGTATTTAGTAGGTGGAGAAACATTAGATGATTGTATCAGCAATCTTAACGAAAGAGGAAAATATATAGTGGAGAGCTTTGTTGAATAA